A genomic segment from Leptolyngbya boryana PCC 6306 encodes:
- a CDS encoding 2-succinylbenzoate--CoA ligase: protein MEEPLSRLATFDFVERRRVQEIAELRYRELLKYERAMPPAHASVTVFLCDRDPIQWMAGFIAACSVPCELFLCNPDWGETEWKQVFELAQPTLIWGEPRFVEGLENRPLNPPILGDFECREFPDFKVPQNEGFRVLKPTEAQHEALLIMIPTGGTSGKIRFAIHTWDTLTASVQGFRQYFELDRINSFCVLPLYHVSGLMQLMRSLLTNGTFTLQSWKNLNTDFDPQNFFISLVPTQLQQLMPHADWLAKFRTILLGGAPAWSNLLEDARLKHLPIAPTYGMTETASQIATLKPADFLKGVQGCGQVLPHAEITIAHQKLLIRSKSLMLGYYPNLDQPETFEPDDLGYFDEQNYLHLIGRDSNKIISGGENIFPAEVESAIRSTNLVRDIHVLGIPDEIWGQSVTAIYVPDDETVTFEEIKTALKSHLTSFKIPKRWIAVAQIPRSLQGKIQRHRIEAILDLHKRSDS from the coding sequence ATGGAAGAGCCTTTAAGTCGATTAGCGACATTTGATTTTGTAGAGCGTCGCCGAGTTCAGGAAATTGCTGAACTGCGGTATCGAGAGTTATTGAAATATGAGCGGGCGATGCCTCCGGCACACGCGAGCGTGACCGTGTTTTTATGCGATCGAGATCCAATTCAATGGATGGCAGGATTTATTGCAGCTTGTTCTGTGCCTTGTGAACTGTTTCTTTGCAATCCAGATTGGGGCGAAACCGAATGGAAACAGGTGTTTGAATTGGCTCAACCGACTCTGATTTGGGGAGAACCTAGGTTTGTGGAAGGCTTGGAGAATCGCCCCCTAAATCCCCCAATTTTGGGGGACTTTGAATGTCGAGAATTTCCTGATTTCAAAGTCCCCCAGAATGAGGGATTTAGGGTACTGAAGCCGACTGAAGCTCAGCACGAAGCGCTGCTGATCATGATTCCGACTGGAGGCACTTCTGGCAAAATTCGGTTTGCAATTCACACCTGGGACACTCTCACTGCTTCTGTTCAAGGATTTCGCCAATATTTTGAACTTGATCGCATTAACTCTTTCTGCGTTCTCCCGCTCTATCACGTCAGCGGTTTAATGCAATTGATGCGATCGCTGCTCACAAACGGCACATTCACGCTTCAATCCTGGAAAAATCTAAACACCGACTTCGATCCGCAAAACTTCTTCATCTCTCTGGTTCCGACTCAACTCCAGCAATTGATGCCTCATGCAGATTGGCTCGCCAAATTCAGAACCATTTTGCTCGGAGGCGCACCCGCTTGGTCAAATCTCCTTGAAGACGCACGATTGAAACATCTTCCGATCGCCCCAACTTACGGGATGACCGAAACTGCTTCTCAGATTGCAACGCTCAAACCTGCTGATTTTCTCAAGGGTGTTCAAGGGTGTGGGCAAGTTTTACCTCATGCAGAAATTACGATCGCTCATCAAAAACTCTTAATCCGCTCAAAATCCTTGATGCTTGGGTATTACCCGAATCTCGATCAGCCTGAAACCTTTGAACCTGACGATTTGGGATACTTTGATGAACAAAACTATCTCCATCTCATCGGTCGTGACAGCAACAAGATCATTAGCGGCGGTGAGAACATTTTCCCGGCAGAAGTGGAATCTGCAATTCGATCAACCAATCTTGTCCGAGATATTCACGTTTTAGGAATTCCGGACGAAATCTGGGGACAGAGCGTGACGGCAATTTATGTTCCTGATGATGAAACGGTTACGTTTGAAGAGATTAAAACTGCCTTAAAATCACACTTAACTTCATTCAAAATTCCTAAACGATGGATCGCTGTCGCTCAGATCCCACGAAGTTTGCAAGGAAAAATCCAGCGCCATCGCATCGAAGCAATTCTGGATTTACATAAAAGATCTGACAGTTGA
- a CDS encoding o-succinylbenzoate synthase: protein MQFEFRPYQRRFRQSLKTHYGEWSVREGILIRLDDRFGEITPLEWFGSESMQDAIELCQSAPHDIDLDWIQQIPFPACQFGFESALNSEQFQAMPQSALMSDEWRSLWDQGYRTFKLKIAIAPIEIEIATVQALLDQLPQHANLRLDANMGLTESETHQWLEFCDQSRIEFIEQPMRTDQFETMLKLSQMYRTAIALDESVSTLAQLKACYERGWRGIFVVKPAIAGFPSQLRQFCREHQLDTVFSTVFETEIGRRAGLQLAAELSQRAVGYGTTHWFDELNSEDFEELWKSL, encoded by the coding sequence ATGCAATTTGAATTTCGACCTTATCAACGACGATTTCGCCAATCTCTCAAAACACATTATGGAGAATGGTCAGTCCGGGAAGGAATTTTAATCCGATTAGATGATCGCTTTGGAGAAATTACGCCACTGGAGTGGTTTGGCTCAGAATCGATGCAAGACGCGATCGAGCTTTGCCAATCTGCTCCCCATGACATCGATCTCGATTGGATTCAACAAATTCCGTTTCCAGCGTGTCAATTTGGATTTGAGTCGGCGCTGAATTCAGAGCAATTCCAAGCAATGCCTCAGAGTGCTTTGATGTCTGATGAATGGCGATCGCTCTGGGATCAGGGCTATCGAACGTTTAAATTGAAAATCGCGATCGCTCCAATCGAAATCGAAATCGCAACAGTCCAAGCCTTACTGGATCAATTACCGCAACATGCAAACTTAAGACTCGATGCAAACATGGGGTTAACGGAATCTGAAACGCATCAATGGCTCGAATTCTGTGATCAATCCAGAATTGAATTTATCGAGCAGCCGATGCGAACCGATCAGTTTGAAACCATGCTGAAGTTGAGCCAGATGTATCGAACTGCGATCGCATTAGATGAGTCTGTCTCAACTTTGGCTCAATTGAAAGCGTGTTATGAGCGAGGCTGGCGCGGAATTTTTGTGGTTAAACCAGCGATCGCGGGCTTTCCTTCTCAACTGCGCCAATTTTGTCGAGAACATCAACTCGATACAGTTTTTTCAACAGTGTTTGAGACTGAGATTGGTCGTCGGGCAGGATTACAACTGGCAGCGGAACTGAGTCAGCGAGCCGTTGGCTACGGGACAACGCATTGGTTTGATGAACTGAATAGCGAAGACTTTGAGGAGTTATGGAAGAGCCTTTAA
- the menA gene encoding 2-carboxy-1,4-naphthoquinone phytyltransferase gives MTLRSVEPSKKKLWYAAIKPPMYSVAVMPIWVGSAVAFAETRSLNLLVFFTFLISAILILAWENLSNDVFDSETGVDVNKANSVVNLTGNKSLIFWISNAFLVAGLSGILAIALMQGDFTVIGLVLACCAIGYIYQGPPFRLSYQGLGEPLCFLAFGPLAFSAAYYSQTKAWSGTNLAASIGVGIATSLILFCSHFNQVEDDAAIGKKSPVVRLGAKRSAQLLPWICGSFYALTILFVILKLFPVWTLLSLLSFPVAKRLCHTIGSQYHQPHKLLRCRLIAVELHFWFGLLFGLGFLFLYAI, from the coding sequence ATGACCTTGCGATCGGTTGAGCCTTCTAAGAAAAAACTTTGGTATGCCGCAATTAAACCGCCGATGTATAGCGTTGCGGTCATGCCAATTTGGGTGGGATCTGCGGTGGCTTTTGCAGAGACTCGATCGTTGAATCTTCTGGTATTTTTTACGTTTCTAATTTCTGCAATTTTGATTCTGGCTTGGGAAAATCTCAGCAATGACGTGTTTGATTCTGAGACAGGAGTCGATGTCAATAAGGCGAATTCGGTCGTGAATTTGACTGGAAATAAGTCGCTGATCTTTTGGATTTCCAATGCTTTTTTGGTAGCGGGATTATCGGGAATTTTGGCGATCGCGCTGATGCAGGGTGACTTTACTGTGATTGGGTTAGTGCTGGCTTGTTGTGCGATCGGTTATATCTATCAAGGACCTCCATTTCGATTGAGCTATCAGGGTTTGGGCGAGCCATTGTGTTTCTTAGCATTTGGACCTTTAGCATTTTCGGCGGCTTATTATAGTCAGACTAAAGCTTGGTCAGGAACAAATTTAGCGGCTTCGATCGGAGTGGGAATTGCGACGAGTTTGATTCTGTTTTGTTCGCATTTTAATCAAGTCGAAGATGATGCAGCGATCGGGAAAAAGTCTCCGGTGGTTCGGCTTGGCGCGAAGCGCTCTGCTCAGCTTCTTCCTTGGATTTGTGGCAGCTTTTATGCGTTGACCATTCTATTTGTCATTTTGAAACTGTTCCCAGTTTGGACGTTGCTCTCGCTGCTGAGTTTTCCAGTTGCGAAAAGGCTATGTCATACAATCGGTTCACAGTATCATCAACCCCATAAACTCTTGCGTTGTCGATTAATTGCGGTTGAATTGCATTTTTGGTTCGGATTGCTATTTGGGTTAGGATTTCTGTTCCTGTATGCAATTTGA
- the purE gene encoding 5-(carboxyamino)imidazole ribonucleotide mutase, whose product MSQPLIGIIMGSDSDLPTMQAAIAVCEEFGVPCEVEIVSAHRTPERMVQYAKEAHTRGLKVIIAGAGGAAHLPGMVAAMTVLPVIGVPVQTKTLQGIDSLYSIVQMPAGIPVATVAIGNAKNAGLLAVQILGSHDAELFAKLQAYRQSLTDMVQQKQAELGRVGYQQYLQQM is encoded by the coding sequence ATGAGTCAGCCGCTAATTGGGATCATTATGGGAAGCGATTCGGATCTGCCGACGATGCAGGCAGCGATCGCAGTTTGTGAGGAGTTTGGTGTGCCGTGTGAAGTGGAAATTGTCTCGGCACATCGCACGCCAGAGCGAATGGTGCAGTATGCAAAAGAGGCGCATACTCGTGGATTGAAAGTGATTATTGCCGGGGCTGGAGGTGCAGCGCATTTGCCGGGAATGGTGGCAGCGATGACGGTGTTGCCTGTGATTGGGGTTCCGGTACAGACGAAGACGCTTCAGGGGATCGATTCGCTGTACTCGATCGTGCAAATGCCTGCGGGAATTCCAGTGGCGACTGTGGCGATCGGGAATGCCAAAAATGCAGGACTCTTGGCTGTTCAGATTTTGGGCAGTCATGATGCTGAGTTGTTTGCCAAACTGCAAGCGTATCGCCAGAGTTTGACGGATATGGTGCAGCAAAAGCAGGCAGAGTTAGGGCGGGTTGGATATCAGCAGTATCTTCAACAGATGTAA
- the nagA gene encoding N-acetylglucosamine-6-phosphate deacetylase, translating into MLIINAQVPGFSGLQQILIENDKIVEIAPSIQSPAEASETSTLVIDAEGDWISLGGIDLQINGALGLAFPDLNSDNAHQLDKICDFLWHQGIDGFLPTIVTTSIENIQRSLQIIAEANHPEILGVHLEGPFLNPQKRGAHPEEFLLPCTIETIKQVLGDYASIVKVITLAPELDPSGATIEYLKSLGITVSLGHSQSTATQAQQAFDQGASMVTHAFNAMPSLHHREPGLLGAAITNPHVYCGLIADGQHVSPIMMEILLKASEYDRGIFLVSDALSPLGLPDGRYPWDTRQIEVTNGTARLFDGTLAGTTRSLFSGVQNLVNWNLCDLGTAIALSTTAPRTAIHLPTYLYQPARLLRWSQVGQEIQMQRLTTNIAS; encoded by the coding sequence ATGCTGATTATCAATGCTCAAGTTCCTGGTTTCTCCGGTTTGCAGCAAATCTTGATCGAGAATGACAAAATCGTTGAGATTGCACCCTCGATCCAATCCCCAGCCGAAGCCAGCGAAACTTCGACCCTTGTGATCGATGCTGAAGGAGATTGGATCTCGTTAGGCGGCATTGATTTACAAATTAACGGGGCATTAGGCTTAGCCTTTCCCGATCTCAACTCAGATAACGCCCACCAGTTAGACAAAATTTGTGACTTTCTTTGGCATCAAGGTATCGATGGATTCTTGCCCACAATTGTTACAACCTCGATCGAGAATATTCAGCGATCGCTCCAAATCATCGCTGAAGCCAATCATCCTGAAATTCTAGGCGTTCATCTCGAAGGTCCGTTTCTCAATCCGCAAAAACGAGGCGCACATCCTGAAGAATTTCTTCTGCCCTGCACAATTGAAACGATTAAACAGGTTTTAGGCGATTATGCCTCGATCGTCAAAGTCATAACGTTAGCTCCAGAACTCGATCCCAGTGGAGCCACGATCGAATATCTCAAATCTCTCGGCATTACCGTTAGTCTCGGACACTCTCAATCAACCGCAACCCAAGCCCAACAAGCCTTTGATCAAGGCGCTTCAATGGTCACACATGCTTTCAACGCGATGCCCAGTTTGCACCATCGCGAACCTGGACTACTAGGAGCCGCCATTACAAATCCTCACGTTTATTGTGGCTTAATTGCAGATGGGCAGCATGTCTCACCGATCATGATGGAGATTTTGCTCAAAGCGAGCGAATACGATCGCGGAATTTTTCTTGTCAGTGATGCCCTTTCACCGCTTGGACTCCCGGACGGACGCTATCCTTGGGACACTCGACAAATCGAGGTGACAAATGGCACCGCAAGATTATTCGACGGCACTTTAGCCGGAACAACGCGATCTCTCTTTTCAGGTGTGCAAAATCTGGTGAATTGGAACCTTTGTGATCTGGGAACTGCGATCGCGCTATCGACGACTGCTCCCCGCACTGCAATACATCTTCCAACCTATCTATATCAGCCTGCGCGTCTTTTACGCTGGAGCCAAGTTGGTCAAGAAATCCAAATGCAGCGTCTCACCACAAATATTGCTTCGTAA
- the bchM gene encoding magnesium protoporphyrin IX methyltransferase, whose amino-acid sequence MNGVDDKTEVREYFNATGFDRWKRIYGDGEVNKVQLDIRTGHQQTVDTLLDWFKADENLADLTICDAGCGVGSLSIPLAQAGATVFSSDISEKMVEEGKERAIALGLKDNPTFVVQDLETLSGKYHTVVCLDVLIHYPTEQAADMIKHLASLAENRLILSFAPKTCLLVILKRIGEFFPGPSKTTRAYQHREKDIVKVLEDCGLKVKRTAMTSTKFYFSRMLEAVREE is encoded by the coding sequence ATGAACGGAGTGGATGATAAAACCGAAGTGCGTGAGTATTTCAATGCCACGGGCTTCGATCGCTGGAAACGTATCTACGGCGATGGTGAAGTAAATAAGGTACAACTCGATATCCGCACAGGGCATCAGCAAACAGTCGATACTTTGCTGGACTGGTTCAAAGCAGATGAAAATCTAGCAGATTTGACGATCTGCGATGCGGGATGTGGAGTTGGCAGCTTGAGTATTCCGCTGGCACAAGCAGGTGCAACCGTTTTTTCGAGTGATATCTCAGAAAAAATGGTGGAAGAAGGGAAAGAAAGAGCGATCGCGCTTGGACTGAAAGATAATCCGACTTTTGTCGTACAAGATTTGGAGACTCTAAGCGGCAAGTATCATACCGTCGTTTGTCTGGATGTGCTGATTCACTATCCGACCGAGCAAGCCGCCGATATGATCAAACACTTAGCAAGTTTGGCGGAAAATCGTTTAATTCTCAGCTTTGCCCCGAAGACCTGTTTATTAGTGATTTTGAAGCGAATCGGTGAGTTTTTCCCAGGCCCGAGTAAGACGACTCGCGCTTATCAGCATCGTGAGAAAGACATCGTAAAAGTGTTAGAAGACTGTGGATTGAAAGTCAAGCGAACTGCAATGACGAGCACGAAGTTTTACTTCTCTCGTATGTTGGAAGCTGTTCGTGAAGAATAG
- a CDS encoding DUF2949 domain-containing protein, with translation MADRTRSLIQFLTDELAVSSDSIKIGLQYSEEIDSLLPIVLWQYGFITLTELETIFDWLAASTSVISSSHLSDRVTLWLDEVIQ, from the coding sequence ATGGCTGATAGAACGCGATCGCTGATTCAATTTCTCACTGATGAGCTAGCTGTCTCATCCGATTCGATAAAAATCGGGCTACAGTACTCAGAGGAGATCGATAGCCTCTTACCGATCGTACTTTGGCAGTACGGCTTTATTACACTGACTGAATTAGAAACAATCTTCGATTGGCTTGCCGCTTCTACTTCTGTCATCAGCAGCAGTCATCTGTCTGACAGGGTAACTCTCTGGCTAGATGAAGTAATTCAGTAA
- a CDS encoding glycosyltransferase family 4 protein has translation MRIAQIAPLWETVPPPAYGGAELVVSLLTEELVRRGHEVTLFATGDSRTQANLEAIHPSALRLDPSVKEHTAYEAMQLSQVYQHSDEFDIIHSHIGFAALACAQLVKTPTVHTLHGTFSLDNQKAFSLAKSQPYVSISDTQREPQLELNYVATVYNGIDPATHQFYSQPDELQYLAFLGRLSPEKGPHHAIEIAKRTGYPLKIAGKVDRVDVDYFEQEIKPHIDGEQIQYLGEANHIQKNHLMGNAIATLFPITWREPFGLVMVESMVAGTPVIALELGATSEVIAHEKTGFLCQNVDECIEAVHRIDEIDRIACRRHVEEKFGVKQMVDGYEAVYRQLLAEKFAQNGHSKSAPSLAGMKY, from the coding sequence ATGCGAATTGCTCAGATTGCTCCTTTGTGGGAGACAGTTCCTCCTCCCGCTTATGGTGGGGCAGAACTGGTTGTGAGTTTATTGACTGAAGAACTTGTTCGTCGTGGTCATGAAGTTACATTGTTTGCAACAGGAGATTCCAGAACCCAAGCGAATCTTGAAGCGATTCATCCCAGTGCATTGCGATTAGATCCATCTGTCAAAGAACATACAGCTTATGAAGCAATGCAGTTAAGTCAGGTTTATCAGCACTCAGACGAATTTGACATTATTCATTCCCATATTGGATTTGCTGCATTGGCTTGCGCGCAATTAGTGAAAACGCCGACTGTACATACTTTACATGGAACATTTAGCTTAGATAATCAGAAAGCATTCAGTCTTGCTAAGTCTCAGCCTTATGTAAGTATCTCAGATACTCAACGGGAGCCACAATTAGAGTTAAATTATGTCGCTACGGTTTACAACGGGATCGATCCTGCGACTCATCAGTTTTATTCTCAGCCAGATGAACTACAGTACCTGGCTTTCTTAGGGCGACTTTCACCTGAGAAAGGTCCACATCATGCGATCGAGATTGCGAAACGGACTGGATATCCACTGAAAATAGCGGGAAAGGTCGATCGAGTCGATGTCGATTATTTTGAGCAAGAGATTAAACCGCACATTGATGGCGAACAAATTCAATATCTAGGCGAAGCAAATCATATTCAGAAAAATCATTTAATGGGCAATGCGATTGCAACATTATTCCCGATTACTTGGCGTGAACCGTTCGGATTAGTCATGGTGGAGTCTATGGTTGCAGGGACACCCGTGATCGCGTTAGAACTCGGGGCGACTTCTGAAGTCATTGCACATGAAAAGACCGGATTCCTCTGCCAAAACGTCGATGAATGTATTGAGGCTGTGCATCGGATTGATGAAATCGATCGCATTGCTTGCCGTAGACATGTAGAAGAAAAGTTTGGTGTGAAGCAGATGGTCGATGGTTACGAAGCAGTCTATCGACAGTTGCTTGCTGAGAAGTTTGCTCAGAATGGACATAGCAAGAGTGCGCCCTCTCTAGCTGGGATGAAATATTAG
- a CDS encoding protein kinase domain-containing protein: protein MSLLQRFQFNSPKKLLGGRYQVIQELGSGGFGQTFLATDLHLPGQPHCVVKQLKPQSTHPRSLQIAARLFDTEAQVLYRLGHHDQIPRLLAHFQDGTEFYLVQEWIDGNSLSEEFVSGQPWSEAQVTHLLQSLLNVLSFVHQQNVIHRDIKPSNLMRRCSDGEIVLIDFGAVKQVRTGLSHPHAAPTQTIAIGTPGYMPYEQIAGTPRFSSDVYAVGIVAIEVLTGISVHQLSQDTNTGELQWRDRVPDLNLAIATLLEQMVCADFRDRYATAGEALAALQAISSQITLPPQMQRPIPPKPAEIPAIATQATLAVNPVPRSGAPIHRRNFLPFLNLSQSTALAPGSSSNTSLPQGNTLKQQVSVRGRKLLSKIPHRRMTLSAVGLVILALFGWNATRHPQTIPAVQTSIPTPSPSTSADSVAALLSEANQHRTAQQYQRAIDTYEQVIELDAKSAEAHWGRCYSLNYLQQSKAAIAACDAALASRADYPEALWSKGYALEQQQQYEPALALYEQAITLKPDFAEAWSNKGTLLLQLGRLEAAIMALDRAISLKPELAEAWNNRGAALWGVGRTDDAISSIDKAIQIRPDYADALSLRQQVEQKLQQGSTQKRDKQSKTNRALKRSDKKI from the coding sequence GTGAGTCTCTTGCAACGATTTCAGTTCAATTCACCCAAAAAATTGCTGGGGGGTCGCTATCAAGTGATCCAAGAGTTAGGATCTGGCGGATTTGGGCAAACGTTTCTCGCCACAGATCTACATCTACCAGGGCAACCTCACTGCGTCGTCAAACAACTGAAACCTCAGTCTACTCATCCCCGAAGTTTACAAATTGCCGCGAGGCTCTTCGATACAGAAGCTCAAGTTCTTTATCGCTTAGGACATCACGATCAGATTCCGCGCTTACTCGCTCACTTCCAGGATGGTACGGAGTTTTACTTGGTTCAGGAGTGGATCGATGGGAATTCTTTGAGCGAAGAATTCGTTAGCGGTCAGCCTTGGTCAGAGGCGCAAGTGACCCATCTGCTGCAAAGTCTGCTGAATGTTCTCAGTTTCGTGCATCAACAGAATGTCATTCATCGGGATATTAAACCCTCCAATCTGATGCGTCGTTGCTCTGATGGAGAAATTGTGCTGATCGATTTTGGGGCAGTGAAACAAGTCAGAACGGGATTGAGTCATCCTCATGCGGCTCCCACCCAGACCATTGCGATCGGCACACCGGGCTATATGCCTTACGAGCAAATCGCAGGGACTCCTCGGTTTAGCAGTGATGTTTATGCGGTTGGAATTGTTGCCATTGAGGTGCTGACTGGGATTTCAGTCCATCAATTGAGCCAAGATACAAATACGGGAGAGCTTCAGTGGCGCGATCGCGTGCCCGATCTCAATCTTGCGATCGCGACCTTGCTAGAGCAAATGGTCTGTGCTGATTTTCGCGATCGCTATGCGACTGCTGGAGAAGCTCTAGCAGCACTTCAGGCGATCTCTAGTCAGATCACGCTGCCACCTCAAATGCAGCGACCCATTCCCCCAAAGCCAGCTGAAATTCCTGCGATCGCCACACAAGCTACCCTAGCTGTCAACCCTGTTCCCCGCTCTGGCGCACCGATTCACAGACGCAACTTCCTTCCTTTTCTTAACTTGTCTCAATCTACTGCTTTAGCGCCAGGATCTTCGAGCAACACATCTCTACCACAGGGCAACACGCTCAAGCAACAGGTCTCTGTGAGAGGGCGCAAACTTTTGAGCAAAATTCCGCATCGTCGAATGACGCTATCTGCGGTTGGACTGGTTATCCTCGCTCTGTTTGGATGGAATGCAACTCGTCATCCTCAAACTATTCCTGCTGTTCAGACGAGTATTCCTACTCCCTCTCCTTCAACGTCTGCCGATTCCGTTGCGGCACTCTTGAGTGAGGCAAATCAACATCGAACTGCTCAACAATATCAACGTGCGATCGACACTTATGAGCAAGTCATTGAACTAGATGCAAAATCTGCTGAAGCACATTGGGGACGATGCTATAGTTTGAACTATTTGCAGCAGAGTAAAGCTGCGATCGCAGCGTGTGATGCCGCATTAGCTTCACGCGCTGATTATCCGGAGGCGCTGTGGAGCAAGGGCTATGCGCTAGAGCAGCAGCAACAATATGAGCCAGCTTTGGCACTTTACGAGCAAGCCATTACACTCAAGCCAGACTTTGCTGAAGCCTGGAGCAATAAAGGCACACTCCTCTTGCAGCTGGGTCGTTTAGAGGCAGCGATTATGGCATTGGATCGGGCGATCTCGCTCAAGCCAGAACTCGCCGAAGCTTGGAACAACCGGGGGGCAGCACTGTGGGGAGTGGGACGGACTGATGATGCGATCTCGTCGATCGACAAAGCAATTCAAATTCGCCCTGATTATGCCGATGCGTTAAGTTTACGGCAGCAAGTCGAGCAAAAACTTCAGCAAGGAAGTACTCAAAAGCGAGACAAGCAGAGTAAGACAAATCGGGCTTTGAAAAGATCTGACAAAAAGATCTGA
- a CDS encoding cupin domain-containing protein, producing the protein MDESCVIPVIKSPAEYQAYRISPHDTNRLAIVFDPTIANFSLTLCVEIFDIGGKTPPNRHQLAIEMFFVLKGEGIAICDGKEVRIQAGDSLLVPPTGIHEIRNIGAERLYALCIMIPNEDFAELIRSGTPVELDAEDMAVLRRSPVPQLTYHDR; encoded by the coding sequence ATGGATGAATCTTGTGTGATTCCGGTCATCAAATCTCCCGCTGAGTATCAGGCTTACCGCATTAGTCCTCACGATACGAATCGGCTCGCGATTGTCTTTGACCCTACGATCGCGAATTTTTCGCTGACGCTATGTGTTGAGATATTCGATATTGGTGGCAAGACTCCTCCCAATCGACATCAACTCGCGATCGAAATGTTCTTTGTGCTGAAAGGTGAAGGCATTGCCATCTGCGATGGTAAAGAAGTACGGATTCAGGCAGGCGATAGTCTACTGGTGCCGCCAACCGGGATTCATGAAATCCGAAATATTGGAGCAGAAAGACTTTATGCCCTCTGCATCATGATTCCAAATGAGGATTTTGCAGAATTGATTCGCAGTGGAACGCCCGTTGAATTAGATGCGGAAGATATGGCAGTGCTGCGACGATCGCCCGTGCCACAACTGACTTATCACGATCGATAA
- a CDS encoding pentapeptide repeat-containing protein, with protein MSADPNLASSNSPNGEISTIPTHAEIARERTAAHQRSLNTGSPPNPNRSIILLLALAIVIIGLVINQFWLILAGSIVAILLSVQILFPTLKPVLIELVTEQDQGIFLGTLGLVLGVVGLAQVLGLGKRLGALYQKLDWDAIGALGEVFGALGQILIAILAVYIAWRQYVISKDLTIQQNTITQQQTIDTYFQGISDLVLDEEGLLEDWPQERAIAEGRTAAILSSVDGSGKAKIIRFLSRAKLLSPLKRDQRLGRAILDGSGGYAEDRLHGIRVIDLGVMLAAADLSGTDLRWTDLSEANLIRANLTNCDLVKTNFTRTVLCGASLQGADLSGTRFFYGKAETASPRSRTEPPNFKTGLYTGAVIENADFTGVEDMSEEQRYYCCAWGGSRTRGTIPGGCEGIPNKLGR; from the coding sequence ATGTCTGCTGATCCCAATTTGGCTTCCTCCAATTCCCCGAACGGCGAAATTTCAACGATTCCTACCCATGCGGAGATTGCGCGTGAGCGAACCGCTGCTCATCAACGCTCCTTAAACACAGGCTCTCCTCCAAATCCCAACCGATCGATTATTTTGCTCTTGGCACTGGCGATCGTGATCATCGGATTGGTGATCAATCAGTTTTGGCTGATCTTGGCAGGCTCGATCGTGGCGATTTTGCTCTCGGTTCAGATTCTCTTTCCCACCTTGAAGCCGGTCTTGATTGAGCTGGTGACTGAGCAAGATCAGGGCATTTTCTTAGGCACGCTCGGCTTGGTGCTCGGTGTGGTCGGATTAGCTCAGGTATTGGGTCTTGGCAAAAGGCTAGGCGCGTTGTACCAGAAGTTAGATTGGGACGCGATCGGGGCGCTCGGTGAAGTTTTTGGAGCCTTGGGACAGATTCTCATCGCGATTTTGGCGGTTTATATTGCTTGGCGACAGTACGTGATCTCGAAGGATCTGACGATTCAGCAAAATACGATTACCCAACAACAAACAATCGATACCTATTTCCAAGGCATTTCGGATCTGGTGTTAGATGAGGAAGGATTATTAGAAGATTGGCCACAAGAAAGAGCGATCGCAGAAGGGCGAACGGCTGCGATTTTAAGCAGTGTAGACGGTTCAGGAAAAGCCAAGATTATTCGCTTCTTATCCCGTGCCAAGTTATTGTCTCCGCTCAAACGGGATCAGAGATTAGGACGAGCAATTTTAGATGGCTCAGGTGGCTATGCCGAAGATCGATTGCATGGAATTCGAGTGATCGACCTGGGGGTGATGCTGGCAGCGGCGGATCTCTCAGGAACAGACTTACGCTGGACAGATTTGAGTGAGGCGAATCTGATTCGAGCCAATCTCACCAATTGCGATTTAGTCAAAACGAATTTTACGCGAACTGTTTTGTGTGGAGCAAGTTTGCAGGGTGCGGATTTGAGCGGAACTCGTTTCTTTTACGGCAAAGCTGAAACAGCTTCTCCTCGTAGTCGCACAGAGCCACCCAATTTTAAGACCGGTCTATATACCGGTGCGGTAATTGAGAATGCTGATTTTACAGGCGTAGAAGATATGTCTGAGGAGCAGCGCTATTACTGCTGTGCTTGGGGCGGTTCGAGAACACGGGGAACCATTCCAGGAGGATGTGAAGGGATTCCCAATAAATTGGGGAGATGA